ATTATTTTGTTTATCGTAACGGTGACTATGTTTAATCGTACAGCAATTCATGGTAACGAACAGAGGCAAGCGGCGCTATACACTCTCCAATCAGAGATGGAGCTATTTATCGCTAACCATATAGCAGAGACTAAAAATAGCGATGATTTAATAGGTTATGATGTTTATAATAAACAGAAATCTATAGAAGAGCTACAGCTTACTATTGAAATTGAACTTAGCTGGAGGCTTATTGATACGCATTTAGCTAATATTAAAGGACAGGTTAGCTGGCAGGATGGCAGCAGACAGCAGGTAATCACATTAGTTACCAATCAATTTATTAGAAGTAGTGAGGAGGTCATTGATGATGAATTCATTAATGACGAATAATAGTTTTCCAAAAACATTGCAAAAGGGCTTCACACTAATCGAAGTCCTGCTGGCTATGCAAATCCTTACGATAGTCCTAATGTTATTTGCTATGTTTTATATCTATCTAATAGGAGAATGGAAAACAAGTGTAGAGAAAGAAGAGCGTTTAAGCTATGAACGTCATTTTTTACACTACTTATCTAGGGATATACAGAATGCGGTATCCGTAACTAAAGATACCCATTATTTATATTTGCTTATGGACAATGGTGTTAGTTATCGCTATCATTATAAACATTTAGAAAAAAGGGTTGATGTAGGTACAAAGCAATCTAATGGGTTTAGCTACCTTGGCAGAATAACTGCGGGCGTTCATATTGATTATTTGGATTTTGAAATTACTGATTATGGTGTGTTAGTGACCTACAAGGTGTTAGGCTCTGAAATACGGGAACGTTTTTACCGATACAGGCAGGATGGATGATATATGCTCGTAAATAATCAGCAAGGAAAGGTATTACCAATAATTTTAGCATTTATTATCATCGCGCAGCTAATGGGCGGTTTTTTGTTATCACAGGTAGTAGACAAACAGAAGCTAGTTAGTTATGAAGAGGCGTATATTTACAGCAACTACATAACTACAGCAGGACTAAATTCTGTGATAAACGAGGTTTATAATAATCCTGAAATTGCAAGCTTCCAAAGCACCTTATACCATAGCCTTAATGAGCTTCTATATTATGAGAATTCAATATATACAGGCATGTTCACAATTGACTTAATACCACAAAGTGATGAGTTAGTAGAAATAAAGGTTAAGAGCAAGGTGCATGTACCTAATATAGAATTTGATGTTAATAATGTAGTAGTAGCATTAGTTGAATTGAATACGGGCAAAATAATAAAAAAAGAATGGTTTGAATAAATCTAATTGTAGCTTGCCTATTAGTTGATATAGTGTAACAATAGTCAGAGAAGTTTAGCTAATAGAGTTTCACATAATTAGCGTGTAGCTATGCTTATTAGGAGGAGAGGTTTCGATGGCTTACAATATATATTTAGTTGGTATGATGGGAACAGGCAAGACTACAATTGGGAAAAAGCTAGCAGAACATTTAAACAGACAATTTATAGATATAGATCAATATATAGTAGAAGAGCATGGTAGGAGTATTTCAGATATATTTGCTACAAATGGAGAAGCATATTTTAGGGATCTAGAGACCGATGCTCTGCGCACTATTAGTGATAAAGGTGAAACCAATCCAGCTGTTGTAGCAACAGGTGGTGGGGCTTTTGAACGCGAGCTTAATCGTAAAATTTTAATGGACTCGGGCAAGATTGTGTGGCTCACAACTAGCATTGAAGAGATAGTTAAACGCCTTAATAATGACACAACAAGACCTCTGTTGCAGACAAGTGAAAAAAAGGGCAAATCTCAAGATTCACATAATAATGAGCTTGAGCAACGCATCACAACACTGATGGCTTCTCGTGAGCATAATTATCGGCTAGCCGACATTCATGTTACGACTGATAACAAGAGCCCAGAAGATATAGTGGAAGAAATAACTGCTAAACTCCCTATCAAATATAACAATCTCAATGGATGAGCGTAAATCCCAATAGATATATTTTGACGAAACGGCGTTTAAATAATAGAATAAAGAGGTTATACTAAAGTGTATATCTATGAACACGGAAATAGCTCTAGCATTTGCTGCAATCGGAATGGGGGACAACATAAGTATGTGTGGTATTAGTGGAATATATAATAAAAATCGAACACAATTAAAAGAAGTGGACTCTACATATGAAATAGAAGCAAAGAAA
The sequence above is a segment of the Desulfuribacillus alkaliarsenatis genome. Coding sequences within it:
- a CDS encoding prepilin-type N-terminal cleavage/methylation domain-containing protein, with amino-acid sequence MMNSLMTNNSFPKTLQKGFTLIEVLLAMQILTIVLMLFAMFYIYLIGEWKTSVEKEERLSYERHFLHYLSRDIQNAVSVTKDTHYLYLLMDNGVSYRYHYKHLEKRVDVGTKQSNGFSYLGRITAGVHIDYLDFEITDYGVLVTYKVLGSEIRERFYRYRQDG
- a CDS encoding shikimate kinase, producing the protein MAYNIYLVGMMGTGKTTIGKKLAEHLNRQFIDIDQYIVEEHGRSISDIFATNGEAYFRDLETDALRTISDKGETNPAVVATGGGAFERELNRKILMDSGKIVWLTTSIEEIVKRLNNDTTRPLLQTSEKKGKSQDSHNNELEQRITTLMASREHNYRLADIHVTTDNKSPEDIVEEITAKLPIKYNNLNG